A single genomic interval of Caballeronia sp. NK8 harbors:
- a CDS encoding type VI secretion system accessory protein TagJ, which yields MTPHVHAYRDLVRAERARALVMAGKHEPHFVFDDVPVWMQGLHGALGLAAQGEFDAADAAREIALDRAPLISGRSEREVSTDPAHQAAAIEFSWIGDSDSRLGPVCEFVAAGRYRWLAFDEIARWTIARPTTLVDLVWAPCSLTLRDGTLLRGFMPARYPQAPARESSADERSALLMARSTVWHENGRTGVIASGAKTWATSAGDFGVFELRDCTFGRAREGGAADAPAVSGRSAHADLERTTR from the coding sequence ATGACGCCGCATGTGCATGCCTATCGGGACCTCGTGCGGGCAGAACGCGCACGCGCGCTGGTCATGGCGGGAAAACACGAGCCACATTTTGTCTTCGATGACGTGCCGGTCTGGATGCAGGGCTTGCATGGCGCGCTCGGCCTCGCCGCTCAAGGAGAGTTCGACGCGGCCGATGCCGCGCGCGAGATCGCGCTCGACAGGGCGCCGCTGATATCCGGTCGAAGCGAACGGGAAGTCTCGACGGACCCGGCACATCAGGCGGCCGCGATCGAATTTTCGTGGATCGGCGACAGCGATAGCCGGTTGGGACCGGTGTGTGAATTCGTCGCCGCGGGGCGTTATCGCTGGCTCGCCTTCGACGAAATCGCCCGCTGGACGATCGCGCGCCCCACGACGCTGGTCGATCTGGTGTGGGCGCCTTGCTCGCTCACCTTACGCGACGGCACGCTACTGCGCGGATTCATGCCGGCTCGCTATCCGCAAGCTCCGGCACGAGAATCGTCAGCAGATGAACGCAGCGCATTGCTCATGGCTCGCAGCACGGTATGGCACGAGAACGGCCGCACCGGCGTGATCGCTTCGGGTGCAAAGACATGGGCGACGAGTGCCGGTGACTTCGGCGTGTTCGAGCTGCGCGATTGCACTTTCGGCCGTGCCCGGGAAGGCGGCGCGGCAGACGCGCCAGCCGTCTCCGGCAGAAGCGCTCACGCCGATCTCGAAAGGACAACGAGATGA
- the tssE gene encoding type VI secretion system baseplate subunit TssE, producing MSATRAPRRADSYLLPTLIDRLRDDAPHRQAEVPGEYAVTRAQLRDIIQRDLAYLLNATDLGDLIDRARYPLVAASTVNFGVPPLAGAYMASRKWSDIEATVKNAILTFEPRLIAESIQVVPRSDNDRTGRHSQVAFEIHGLIRAEPYPLEFMVQSSLDLESSRLHAQASRA from the coding sequence ATGAGCGCAACCCGCGCCCCGCGTCGGGCCGACAGCTATTTGCTGCCGACGCTCATCGACCGTTTGCGTGACGACGCCCCGCACCGGCAAGCCGAGGTGCCCGGCGAATATGCCGTCACGCGCGCGCAATTGCGCGACATCATCCAGCGGGATCTGGCGTATTTGCTGAATGCCACCGATCTGGGCGATCTCATCGATCGCGCGCGTTATCCATTGGTCGCGGCATCGACCGTGAACTTCGGCGTCCCGCCGCTGGCGGGCGCGTACATGGCTTCGCGCAAGTGGTCGGATATCGAGGCGACGGTCAAGAACGCCATTCTCACGTTCGAGCCGCGGCTGATAGCCGAATCGATCCAGGTCGTGCCACGCAGCGACAACGACCGCACAGGCCGTCACAGTCAGGTTGCCTTCGAGATCCACGGACTGATCAGGGCAGAGCCGTATCCGCTCGAATTCATGGTGCAGAGTTCGCTCGATCTCGAATCGAGCCGTCTGCATGCCCAAGCCTCCCGTGCCTGA
- a CDS encoding TagK domain-containing protein, whose amino-acid sequence MIYLERLILHICVKEASMRFPTIFKRTGPVHEREEPTGAQRSVTAEPVDGMPEDIFCGDTATRSSASENVFSLLDGRASLKGLSSPEASSQESSSMSGARVDPDALIVALHAHYCEALESSDGLSIGLGDRVSASVTNNDQPAALLAPEFESSRSAGTISDLFSGPQRLEEAIGPLSSDPMLADLIFDGVDLSIESAPEILQLFAPPEYHANAALRRGAVPPTLARREHHTLAIDSPLPEFHSAASPARIEAREEATTQ is encoded by the coding sequence GTGATTTATCTCGAGCGGTTAATTTTGCATATATGCGTGAAAGAGGCTTCAATGCGATTCCCTACGATCTTCAAGCGAACGGGTCCGGTTCACGAGCGGGAGGAGCCCACAGGCGCTCAGCGTTCGGTAACCGCTGAACCGGTAGATGGCATGCCCGAGGATATTTTTTGCGGTGATACCGCCACGCGATCATCCGCAAGCGAAAACGTGTTCAGCCTGCTCGATGGCCGCGCCAGCTTGAAGGGTCTTTCTTCGCCTGAAGCGAGCTCGCAAGAATCGTCGTCGATGTCCGGCGCGCGTGTCGATCCGGACGCGCTGATCGTCGCCTTGCATGCCCACTACTGCGAAGCGCTCGAGTCTTCCGATGGCCTGTCAATCGGTTTGGGCGACCGCGTCTCGGCATCCGTCACGAACAATGATCAACCTGCTGCGCTGCTTGCGCCGGAATTCGAATCAAGTCGCAGCGCAGGTACCATCAGCGATCTCTTTTCCGGACCACAGCGACTCGAGGAGGCGATCGGTCCACTGTCGTCCGATCCGATGCTCGCGGATCTCATATTCGACGGCGTCGATCTGAGTATCGAATCAGCGCCGGAAATTCTGCAACTGTTTGCGCCGCCGGAATATCACGCCAACGCGGCATTGCGCAGAGGCGCCGTGCCGCCCACGCTTGCGCGTCGGGAGCACCACACGCTCGCTATCGATAGCCCATTGCCGGAATTTCACTCCGCCGCTTCGCCGGCACGTATCGAAGCGCGCGAAGAGGCGACGACGCAATGA